In one window of Camelina sativa cultivar DH55 chromosome 15, Cs, whole genome shotgun sequence DNA:
- the LOC104745412 gene encoding uncharacterized protein LOC104745412, producing MAKSLLIMVMLVSIVMFYMVNPIFSQEIDQYSEEVPEDVAMSPTDFEFYVETPDEAPFQEAESPAMKYDTELVHHYSHKQLDFLRGCAEKPSSKCGDTIFKNMVDETKSTPITDECCRDILNIGKDCHLGIIKILFSTYEYKDIATKAIPRSKQTWNDCVRRVGSNIGAPVSLE from the coding sequence aTGGCAAAGTCTCTTCTGATCATGGTAATGCTTGTATCTATAGTAATGTTTTACATGGTAAATCCAATTTTTTCCCAAGAAATCGATCAATATTCAGAAGAGGTACCAGAAGATGTGGCCATGTCTCCAACAGATTTTGAGTTTTACGTTGAAACTCCCGATGAAGCTCCATTCCAAGAAGCCGAGTCACCCGCAATGAAATATGACACAGAGCTTGTTCACCATTACTCGCACAAACAACTCGATTTTCTTCGAGGCTGCGCGGAAAAGCCGAGCTCGAAATGTGGAGATACGATTTTCAAAAACATGGTGGATGAGACGAAGTCAACCCCAATTACAGATGAATGTTGTCGTGATATATTGAACATTGGCAAAGATTGCCATCTCGGAATTATTAAGATTCTGTTCTCCACATATGAGTACAAAGATATTGCAACTAAGGCTATTCCAAGAAGCAAACAAACATGGAACGATTGTgtccgtagagttgggagcaataTTGGTGCTCCAGTCTCTTTGGAGTAA
- the LOC104745414 gene encoding uncharacterized protein C18orf8 encodes MISSSQASVGSGALSHVYIHHPSLRCNIPESRGLFYDDANRLLICTTSNQVFSWQTSPFDPEVSPSIDSISEGPILSIRFSLDKKVIAIQRSDCEIQFYNRETKQILNHKCKVGSESILGFFWSDSPLCDLAIVKTSGMDLFACDSMLNSLRLVETKKANVNWYIYTHETRLVLLASGLQCKTFNGFQLSSAGVVRLPRFEMTMARSESNSKPILSAGDLHLVTVYGRIYCLQVDGEAMLLHLYRFYRDAVVQQGSLPMYSSKLSVNVVDNLLLVHQIDAKVVIIYDLFADSRAPVSAPLPLLWRGYQGPDTSSQAANKEIESSESSTSSENIIMYEDGWTFLVQDLILDQTNKVLWKIHLDLEAISASSSDRTSLLEFLQRRKLEANKAKQLCLGIARAIILERRPATQVTQAIDVLVTAYSNSVKAGTYKEIKNEQATASTPTAGASPDNERHRPSGSNIGEDVEMNPSSGSKENMFCADEEQESQLSSPAISPDELYKFVFAFVEEMMVEESEYLVAIITEFLRSISAEKLKVDLNIYVMTIRLLAYSKRFAELSLYTTNKIIEPSKEVAFQLLESGRQNLRVRKLGLDMLRQLSLHHDYISSLVQDGYYLEALRYAQKHKVTSVRSSLFLEAAFAANDLQHLAAILRVLSELIPGFKETSEYYTFYGLLNDTSSSVAV; translated from the exons AT GATTTCAAGTTCACAGGCAAGTGTTGGTTCTGGTGCTTTATCACATGTCTATATACATCATCCATCCCTACGTTGCAATATTCCTGAATCCAGGGGGTTGTTCTATGATGATGCCAACAGATTGCTAATCTGTACCACATCTAATCAG GTCTTTTCATGGCAAACATCCCCCTTTGACCCAGAAGTATCTCCTTCAATTGATTCTATAAGTGAGGGACCTATCCTGTCAATCAGATTCTCTCTTGATAAAAAAGTGATAGCTATCCAAAGATCCGACTGTGAAATACAGTTTTATAATCGAGAGACCAAGCAGATACTTAACCACAAATGCAAGGTAGGATCAGAGAGCATTCTCGGATTCTTTTGGAGTGACTCTCCATTATGTGATCTTGCAATTGTAAAGACCAG TGGTATGGACTTGTTTGCTTGTGACTCTATGTTGAATTCACTACGTTTGGTGGAAACCAAAAAAGCGAATGTGAATTGGTACATCTATACACATGAAACTCGATTGGTTCTTCTTGCGTCAGGATTGCAATGCAAGACATTTAATGGATTCCAG CTTTCGTCTGCAGGAGTTGTCCGTTTACCGAGATTTGAGATGACCATGGCTAGATCTGAATCAAATAGTAAACCTATTCTCTCTGCTGGAGATCTCCACTTAGTCACTGT CTATGGCCGAATATATTGCTTACAAGTGGACGGGGAGGCAATGCTACTGCATCTATACAGGTTTTACCGAGATGCAGTTGTTCAACAA GGTTCTTTACCGATGTACTCAAGCAAATTGTCGGTGAATGTGGTCGACAATTTATTGCTTGTGCACCAAATCGATGCAAAGGTCGTCATCATCTATGACTTATTTGCTGATTCTCGAGCTCCCGTATCTGCGCCTCTTCCTTTGCTGTGGAGGGGTTACCAAGGCCCAGACACATCATCTCAAGCTGCAAACAAGGAAATTGAGAGCTCAGAATCATCTACAAGCAGTGAAAACATAATCATGTATGAAGATGGCTGGACCTTTCTGGTTCAAGACCTTATTCTGGATCAGACTAACAAGGTTCTATGGAAGATACATTTGGATCTCGAG GCAATTTCCGCTAGCAGCTCAGACAGGACGTCTCTTCTAGAATTCCTGCAGCGAAGGAAGTTGGAAGCAAATAAG GCCAAACAACTGTGCTTGGGGATAGCAAGGGCTATTATTTTGGAACGTCGACCAGCAACTCAGGTTACTCAGGCAATCGATGTACTAGTCACAGCATATTCCAACTCGGTTAAAGCCGGTACATACAAGGAAATAAAGAATGAACAGGCCACTGCATCTACTCCAACCGCTGGTGCATCTCCTG ATAACGAAAGGCATAGGCCATCTGGAAGCAATATTGGTGAAGATGTTGAAATGAACCCATCGTCTGGTTCAAAAGAGAACATGTTTTGTGCTGATGAGGAGCAAGAATCTCAACTTTCTTCACCGGCCATTTCACCCGATGAGCTCTACAAGTTTGTATTTGCTTTTGTGGAGGAAATGATGGTTGAGGAATCAGAGTATCTAGTTGCTATCATCACAGAGTTTCTTCGCAG TATAAGTGCGGAAAAGCTCAAAGTGGACCTTAACATCTATGTGATGACCATCAGACTTTTAGCTTACAGTAAAAGATTTGCAGAACTATCGCTATACACCACAAACAAG ATAATCGAACCATCAAAGGAAGTCGCGTTTCAACTTCTCGAGAGTGGTCGTCAAAATCTCCGGGTAAGGAAACTTGGGCTTGATATGTTGAGACAGCTCTCATTGCACCATGATTACATCTCCTCCCTCGTGCAAGATGGATACTATCTTGAAGCTCTGCGATATGCACAGAAGCACAAG GTGACGAGTGTGCGATCGTCGCTGTTTCTAGAAGCAGCATTCGCGGCGAATGATCTGCAGCATCTGGCAGCAATATTGAGGGTCTTGTCGGAACTGATACCTGGGTTCAAAGAAACTTCAGAATATTACACATTCTATGGCCTTCTCAATGACACAAGTTCCTCAGTTGCTGTCTGA
- the LOC104748146 gene encoding dirigent protein 22-like: MAKTIPNPVPILLLVITFYISTLGFIKTQTFSKISSPSSLGLNQEKLTHLHFYFHDMYGRNPTAVKVAEAAQTNTSKTYFGSVFVMDDPLTLLPDVTSKRIGYAQGMTVSASQNELGLLMIFHFVFTEGEYNGSTISILGRNLVFSDIREMPVVGGSGVFRFARGYAEGKTHSLDVKTGNAVLEYNVFVLHP; encoded by the coding sequence ATGGCCAAAACTATACCGAACCCAGTTCCAATCTTATTGCTTGTGATCACGTTTTACATATCGACACTAGGATTTATAAAAACTCAAACCTTCTCAAAAATCTCATCTCCATCTTCATTAGGCCTAAACCAAGAGAAACTAACCCATCTTCACTTCTACTTCCATGACATGTACGGTCGCAACCCAACAGCAGTGAAAGTAGCCGAAGCCGCCCAAACAAACACATCTAAAACATATTTTGGTTCCGTGTTCGTAATGGACGATCCCTTAACACTTCTTCCCGATGTAACCTCGAAGAGGATAGGGTATGCGCAAGGCATGACCGTATCCGCATCTCAGAACGAATTAGGATTGTTGATgattttccattttgttttcaCGGAAGGAGAATACAACGGGAGCACGATTAGCATTCTTGGACGCAACCTAGTGTTTTCGGATATCAGAGAAATGCCTGTGGTCGGAGGCAGCGGCGTGTTTCGATTCGCTAGAGGATATGCTGAAGGAAAGACTCATTCGTTAGATGTTAAGACAGGAAATGCTGTTCTTGAATACAATGTCTTTGTCTTGCATCCATGA
- the LOC104745410 gene encoding serine/arginine-rich SC35-like splicing factor SCL33 isoform X2, with protein MGRSYSYSPSPPRSYGRRYRSPSPVGYYRGRSRDPPTSLLVRSLRHDCRQNDLRRPFGRFGRLKDVYIPRNYYTGEPRGFGFVQYYDPADAADAKYHLDGYVLLGREITVVFAEENRKKPSEMRERSRTSTRSPGYSRSPKHRRSYSRSPNYRRSFTRSPYDDRRHSRSVSRGDREGSYSRSSSRSRYQSRSRSPSPGY; from the exons ATGGGGAGGAGCTATAGTTACAGTCCTTCACCACCAAGGAGTTATGGTAGAAGGTACAGAAGCCCGAGTCCAGTGGGCTACTACAGAGGAAGAAGTAGAGATCCCCCAACCAGTCTACTGGTTCGCAGTCTCCGGCACGACTGTAG GCAAAACGATCTTCGCAGACCATTTGGGCGGTTTGGTCGTCTCAAGGATGTCTATATACCTCGTAATTATTACACTGG GGAGCCTCGTGGCTTCGGCTTTGTGCAGTACTATGATCCTGCTGATGCTGCAGATGCAAAGTATCATTTAGATGGCTATGTTCTCCTTGGACGTGAAATTACTGTTGTATTCGCAGAGGAGAACAGAAAGAAGCCCTCTGAAATGAGAGAACGATCAAG AACATCTACAAGATCTCCTGGCTATTCACGTTCACCTAAACACAGAAGAAGCTATTCGCGTTCACCAAACTACAGAAGAAGCTTCACGCGTTCACCATATGATGATAGGCGCCATTCAAG ATCGGTTTCCCGGGGGGATAGGGAGGGATCATACTCAAGGTCAAGCTCAAGGTCTCGGTATCAATCAAGAAGCAGAAGCCCGAGTCCCGGATACTGA
- the LOC104745410 gene encoding serine/arginine-rich SC35-like splicing factor SCL33 isoform X1 produces MGRSYSYSPSPPRSYGRRYRSPSPVGYYRGRSRDPPTSLLVRSLRHDCRQNDLRRPFGRFGRLKDVYIPRNYYTGEPRGFGFVQYYDPADAADAKYHLDGYVLLGREITVVFAEENRKKPSEMRERSRAEHLQDLLAIHVHLNTEEAIRVHQTTEEASRVHHMMIGAIQDRFPGGIGRDHTQGQAQGLGINQEAEARVPDTEGDLL; encoded by the exons ATGGGGAGGAGCTATAGTTACAGTCCTTCACCACCAAGGAGTTATGGTAGAAGGTACAGAAGCCCGAGTCCAGTGGGCTACTACAGAGGAAGAAGTAGAGATCCCCCAACCAGTCTACTGGTTCGCAGTCTCCGGCACGACTGTAG GCAAAACGATCTTCGCAGACCATTTGGGCGGTTTGGTCGTCTCAAGGATGTCTATATACCTCGTAATTATTACACTGG GGAGCCTCGTGGCTTCGGCTTTGTGCAGTACTATGATCCTGCTGATGCTGCAGATGCAAAGTATCATTTAGATGGCTATGTTCTCCTTGGACGTGAAATTACTGTTGTATTCGCAGAGGAGAACAGAAAGAAGCCCTCTGAAATGAGAGAACGATCAAG GGCAGAACATCTACAAGATCTCCTGGCTATTCACGTTCACCTAAACACAGAAGAAGCTATTCGCGTTCACCAAACTACAGAAGAAGCTTCACGCGTTCACCATATGATGATAGGCGCCATTCAAG ATCGGTTTCCCGGGGGGATAGGGAGGGATCATACTCAAGGTCAAGCTCAAGGTCTCGGTATCAATCAAGAAGCAGAAGCCCGAGTCCCGGATACTGAAGGTGACTTGCTATGA
- the LOC104745409 gene encoding rRNA biogenesis protein RRP5-like, giving the protein MGVPSSKKIANGKRHDSTKSFKPTKKPFKKTKDDLAARSEAALQLEDVPDFPRGGGSSLSRKEREKIYEEVDAEFDADERVSKKSKGGKSKKKKIPNDADDLGLLFGGLTGKRPRYANKITTKNISPGMKLLGVVTEVNQKDIVISLPGGLRGLVRASEASDFTDLGIEDDENELLGDIFSVGQLVPCIVLQLDDDTKEAGKRKIWLSLRLSLLHKGFSFDSFQLGMVFSANVKSVEDHGYILHFGLPSITGFIEICDDGNQKSRMKTGQLIQGVVTKIDRERKIIRLNSDPDSVAKCLTKDLNGMSFDLLIPGMMINARVQSVLENGILFDFLTYFNGTVDLFHLKNPLSNKSWKDEYSQNKTVNARILFIDPSSRAVGLTLNPHLVCNKAPPLHVSSGGIFDEAKVVRIDKSGLLLELPSKPASTPAYVSTYDAAGDEVKKLEKKYKEGNHIRVRILGLKQMEGLAIGTLKESAFEGPVFSHSDVKPGMVTKAKVISVDSFGAIVQFPGGLKAMCPLRHMSEFEVTKPRKKFKVGAELVFRVLGCKSKRITVTYKKTLVKSKLPILGSYTDATEGLVTHGWITKIEKHGCFVRFYNGVQGFVPRFELGLEPGSDPDSVFHVGEVVKCRVTSAAHGSRRITLSLMIKPASVSEDDSIKLGSIVSGIIDSITSQAVIVRVKSKGVLKGTISAEHLADHHEQAKLMKSLLRPGYELDKLLVLGMFINIVANSSCIYPSHI; this is encoded by the exons ATGGGAGTACCGTCGTCAAAGAAAATTGCTAATGGAAAACGTCACGATTCTACAAAGTCCTTTAAACCAACGAAGAAACCGTTTAAGAAGACGAAGGACGATTTAGCTGCTAGGTCTGAAGCCGCTCTACAGCTCGAAGATGTTCCTGACTTCCCTCGAG GTGGAGGTAGTTCTCTGAGTAGAAAAGAGCGTGAGAAAATTTATGAAGAAGTGGATGCTGAGTTTGATGCTGATGAGCGTGTTTCTAAGAAGAGTAAAGGTGGAaagtctaaaaaaaagaaaatccctAACGATGCAGACGATTTGGGATTGCTTTTTGGCGGCCTTACTGGCAAAAGGCCAAGATATGCCAATAAGATTACCACTAAG AATATTTCCCCTGGAATGAAGCTTTTGGGAGTTGTTACTGAAGTAAACCAGAAGGATATTGTAATTAGTCTTCCAGGAGGATTACGTGGATTAGTCCGCGCAAGTGAGGCGTCAGATTTTACAGATCTTGGGATTGAG GACGATGAAAATGAACTCCTTGGAGACATTTTTTCAGTGGGTCAGCTTGTTCCCTGCATTGTATTGCAATTAGATGATGATACGAAGGAGGCgggcaaaagaaaaatatggctTTCATTGCGACTTTCTTTATTGCACAAGGGATTCAGTTTTGATTCTTTTCAACTAGGGATG GTTTTCTCTGCCAATGTGAAAAGCGTCGAAGACCATGGTTATATACTTCACTTTGGATTACCTTCTATCACAGGATTTATCGAAATATGCGATGATG GAAACCAGAAGTCAAGAATGAAGACTGGGCAGCTTATTCAGGGTGTGGTTACAAAGATCGATAGAGAACGTAAAATTATTCGTCTTAATTCTGACCCAGATTCAGTGGCGAAGTGTCTG ACCAAGGATCTTAATGGCATGTCCTTTGATCTTCTCATCCCCGGAATGATGATTAATGCTCGTGTGCAATCAGTTCTTGAGAATGGGATACTGTTCGATTTTCTTACTTACTTTAACGGAACG GTTGATCTCTTCCATCTAAAAAATCCATTGTCTAACAAAAGCTGGAAGGATGAGTATAGTCAGAATAAGACG GTTAATGCTAGAATATTGTTTATCGATCCATCATCTAGAGCTGTTGGTTTAACATTGAACCCTCATCTTGTTTGTAACAAGGCTCCTCCGTTG CATGTTTCTAGCGGCGGCATATTCGACGAAGCAAAAGTAGTTCGTATTGATAAATCAGGCCTTCTTCTGGAACTTCCTTCTAAGCCTGCATCAACTCCAGCATACGTTAGC ACATATGATGCCGCAGGAGATGAAGTAAAGAAACTGGAAAAGAAGTATAAGGAAGGAAATCACATCCGTGTTCGAATACTCGGCCTTAAGCAGATGGAGGGGTTGGCCATAGGGACTCTAAAG GAAAGCGCCTTTGAAGGTCCAGTTTTCTCCCACTCAGATGTCAAGCCTGGTATGGTGACAAAGGCCAAAGTCATATCTGTTGATTCATTTGGTGCCATTGTGCAATTTCCCGGTGGTCTCAAAGCGATGTGCCCACTTCGGCATATGTCTGAGTTTGAAGTTACGAAGCCGAGGAAAAAATTCAAG GTTGGAGCTGAATTAGTATTCCGTGTGCTTGGCTGCAAGTCAAAGAGAATAACTGTTACCTACAAAAAAACTCTT GTGAAGTCGAAACTTCCAATTTTGGGTTCTTACACTGATGCAACTGAAGGTCTAGTGACGCATGGCTGGATAACAAAGATTGAAAAGCATGGATGCTTTGTTCGCTTTTATAATGGAGTGCAAGGATTTGTTCCCAG ATTTGAACTTGGTTTAGAGCCTGGAAGTGATCCAGATTCCGTGTTTCATGTCGGAGAGGTTGTCAAATGTAGAGTAACCAGTGCGGCTCATGGTTCTCGAAGGATCACCCTTAGTTTGATGATAAAGCCAGCAag TGTTTCTGAAGACGATTCAATCAAGTTAGGTAGCATTGTATCTGGGATAATTGATAGTATAACTAGTCAGGCAGTCATTGTCCGTGTTAAATCCAAAGGAGTTCTCAAGGGTACAATTTCTGCTGAACATTTAGCTGATCATCATG AGCAAGCAAAATTAATGAAGTCACTTTTAAGACCTGGATATGAGCTTGATAAGCTGCTGGTACTAggtatgtttattaatattgttgCAAATTCTTCATGTATATATCCTTCACATATTTAA
- the LOC104745411 gene encoding fatty acyl-CoA reductase 2, with protein MEALFLSSSSSFIAASNKLTRSHNPCDWSTLVRQKKRVGLTWCRVGGGGDGGRDSNAERPIRVSSLLKDRGQVLIREPSPPAMDAESLVLSPNGNGRTIEINGVKTLIPFSGAAMVGMKEGLGIISFLQGKKFLITGSTGFLAKVLIEKVLRMAPDVSKIYLLIKAKSKEAAIERLKNEVLDAELFNTLRETHGASYMSFMLTKLIPVTGNICDSNIGLQADSAEEIAKEVDVIINSAANTTFNERYDVALDINTRGPGNLMGFAKKCKKLKLFLQVSTAYVNGQRQGRIMEKPFSMGDCIATENFLEGNRKALDVDREMKLALEAARKGIQNQDEAQKMKDLGLERARSYGWQDTYVFTKAMGEMMINSTRGDVPVVIIRPSVIESTYKDPFPGWMEGNRMMDPIVLCYGKGQLTGFLVDPKGVLDVVPADMVVNATLAAIAKHGMSTTDPEPDINVYQIASSAINPLVFEDLAELLYNHYKSSPCMDSKGDPIMVRLMKLFNSVDDFSDHLWRDAQERSGLMSGMSSADSKMMQKLKFICKKSVEQAKHLATIYEPYTFYGGRFDNSNTERLMEKMSEDEKREFGFDVGSINWKDYITNVHIPGLRRHVLKGRA; from the exons ATGGAGGCTCTCTtcttgagttcttcttcttccttcattgcCGCATCAAACAAACTTACTAGATCGCACAACCCTTGTGACTGGTCTACATTGGTTAGGCAGAAGAAAAGGGTAGGCTTAACATGGTGTCGTgtaggtggtggtggtgatggtgggaGAGACAGTAACGCAGAGAGGCCTATTCGGGTTTCTTCGCTTTTGAAAGACAGAGGTCAGGTACTGATTAGGGAACCGAGTCCGCCAGCTATGGATGCTGAGTCATTGGTTCTGTCTCCCAACGGGAACGGGAGAACCATTGAGATCAATGGAGTAAAGACTTTGATACCTTTTAGTGGCGCTGCTATGGTGGGGATGAAAGAAGGACTTGGCATAATCAGTTTCCTCCAAGGGAAGAAGTTTCTAATTACTGGTTCTACCGGTTTCTTAGCTAAAG TGCTTATTGAGAAAGTCTTGAGAATGGCTCCAGATGTCAGCAAGATATATCTCTTGATAAAAGCTAAAAGCAAAGAAGCTGCCATCGAGCGGCTAAAGAACGAG GTGTTAGATGCAGAGCTTTTTAATACTCTAAGAGAGACTCACGGAGCATCGTACATGTCTTTCATGTTAACAAAACTCATCCCTGTGACGGGAAACATTTGCGATTCAAACATTGGATTGCAGGCAGATTCAGCTGAGGAGATTGCGAAAGAAGTTGATGTCATTATCAACTCTGCTGCCAATACAACCTTCAATGAAAG ATACGATGTTGCTTTGGACATAAACACAAGAGGACCCGGCAATCTCATGGGATTTGCCAAGAAGTGCAAGAAACTCAAACTGTTCTTGCAAGTATCCACAG CTTATGTGAATGGACAAAGACAAGGAAGGATCATGGAGAAGCCATTCTCGATGGGAGACTGTATAGCAACTGAGAACTTTCTAGAAGGAAATAGAAAAGCATTAGATGTTGATAGAGAGATGAAGTTAGCTCTTGAAGCTGCTAGAAAAGGGATTCAAAATCAAGATGAGGCGCAGAAGATGAAAGATCTCGGTCTAGAGAG GGCAAGATCATATGGATGGCAAGACACTTACGTTTTCACCAAAGCAATGGGTGAGATGATGATCAATAGTACTCGAGGAGACGTACCTGTGGTTATTATAAGGCCTAGTGTCATCGAAAGCACTTACAAAGACCCTTTCCCTGGATGGATGGAAGGAAACAG GATGATGGATCCTATAGTTCTATGTTACGGGAAGGGACAACTCACGGGGTTCTTGGTTGATCCAAAAGGAGTTCTTGATGTGGTTCCTGCTGATATGGTTGTCAATGCAACATTAGCTGCCATAGCAAAGCACGGAATGTCAACGACGGATCCGGAACCTGACATAAACGTGTATCAGATCGCTTCTTCGGCCATAAACCCGCTGGTTTTCGAAGACTTAGCTGAGCTTCTTTATAACCACTACAAATCATCCCCGTGCATGGACTCCAAAGGTGATCCTATCATGGTGCGTTTGATGAAACTTTTCAATTCCGTTGATGATTTCTCGGATCATTTGTGGAGAGATGCTCAAGAACGGAGTGGGTTGATGAGTGGTATGAGCTCAGCGGATAGTAAGATGATGCAGAAGCTAAAGTTTATATGCAAGAAATCTGTTGAACAAGCCAAACACCTTGCCACTATTTATGAGCCATACACTTTTTATGGTGGAAG ATTTGATAACAGCAATACAGAGAGATTAATGGAGAAGATGTCAGAGGACGAGAAGAGAGAGTTTGGATTTGATGTTGGAAGCATTAACTGGAAAGACTACATTACAAACGTTCACATTCCCGGTTTAAGAAGGCATGTCTTGAAAGGAAGAGCTTAA